A stretch of Prunus dulcis chromosome 6, ALMONDv2, whole genome shotgun sequence DNA encodes these proteins:
- the LOC117633279 gene encoding oligopeptide transporter 5-like encodes MHLHGLVDFVMTMLVGTIVASNVYFGASWWLLTTIEHICDPSKLPEGSPWTCPGDDVFYNASIIWGVIGPLRMFTDKGVYPELNWFFLIGLLAPVPVWLLSKQFPNQRWIELINMPIILGATGSMRPARAVNYLTWLAVWIFLNFYVYRKYKGWWARHNYILSAALDAGVAFTAVLLYFTLQSKDITGPNWWGLLADDHCPHATCPTAPGIVAKGCSVL; translated from the exons ATGCACCTGCATGGTTTGGTAGACTTTGTAATGACAATG TTAGTTGGAACAATAGTTGCTTCAAATGTCTACTTCGGCGCATCTTGGTGGCTTCTCACAACCATTGAGCACATCTGTGATCCATCAAAGCTGCCAGAGGGAAGTCCATGGACGTGTCCTGGTGATGATGTGTTCTACAATGCATCAATCATTTGGGGGGTCATTGGCCCCCTCAGAATGTTCACTGACAAAGGAGTCTACCCAGAGCTCAACTGGTTCTTCCTCATTGGCTTATTGGCACCTGTTCCTGTTTGGCTGCTCTCTAAACAATTTCCCAACCAAAGGTGGATCGAGCTCATAAACATGCCCATTATACTTGGAGCCACAGGTTCCATGCGTCCTGCTAGGGCTGTGAACTATTTGACATGGCTTGCAGTTTGGATTTTCCTCAACTTTTATGTGTATAGAAAGTACAAGGGGTGGTGGGCTAGGCACAACTATATCCTCTCTGCTGCTTTGGATGCTGGTGTGGCCTTCACAGCAGTTCTGCTATATTTCACCCTCCAATCCAAGGATATCACGGGTCCAAACTGGTGGGGCCTGTTAGCTGATGACCATTGCCCGCACGCAACGTGTCCCACGGCACCGGGTATAGTTGCCAAAGGCTGTTCAGTTCTCTGA
- the LOC117631232 gene encoding oligopeptide transporter 1-like translates to MTSGFVFEDGVPEAKLPGRLQSDIDVTGDDEVNDCPIEEVRLTVPITDDPSQPTLTFRTWVLGILSCALLSFVNKFFGYRTNQLSVSSVSAQIVVLPLGKLMAATLPTRKFRVPFTKLSFSMNPGPFNLKEHVLITIFANSGAGGVYAVHIITIVKAFYKRGQHPAAAFLLAQTTQLLGYGWAGIFRKYLVDSPYMWWPSNLVQVSLFRALHEREKRPKGGLTRLQFFLIVFICSFAYYIIPGYLFPTISAFSIVCFIWKKSITAQQIGSGMNGLGIGSFGLDWSTIAGFLGSPLATPGFAIINMLIGFVLVLYILTPISYWSNAYDAKKFPIFTSHTFASTGKTYEISRILNATTFNIDLNAYNSYSKLYLSTFFAFNYGLSFATLTATISHVALFHGKSIWYMWKKTTSAVKDQIGDIHTRLMKKNYEAVPQWWFHIILVLMVALSIFACEGFGKQLQLPWWGVLMACGIALFFTLPIGIIQATTNQQPGLNVITELVIGYIYPGRPLANVSFKTYGYISMAQALTFLGDFKLGHYMKIPPKSMFVAQLVGTVVASSVYFGTAWWLLTSVDHICDVSNLPEGSPWTCPGDDVFYNASIIWGVIGPFRMFTSKGVYPEMNWFFLIGLLAPVPIWFLSKKFPNQKWIRLINMPIILGSTSNMPPAKAVHYITWFAVGIFFSFYVYKRHKGWWARHNYILSAALDAGLAFMGVLLYFTLQSNNINGPEWWGLEGDHCPLAICPTAPGVVAKGCPVQ, encoded by the exons atgacaaGCGGCTTCGTCTTCGAGGATGGAGTGCCTGAAGCAAAGTTGCCTGGGAGGCTTCAGTCAGACATTGATGTAACTG GAGATGATGAAGTGAACGACTGCCCCATTGAGGAAGTTAGGCTAACTGTTCCAATCACTGATGACCCATCACAGCCAACCTTGACATTTCGTACATGGGTTCTTGGGATTTTATCGTGCGCACTTCTTTCCTTCGTTAACAAGTTTTTTGGGTACCGCACGAATCAGCTGTCTGTTTCTTCAGTCTCGGCGCAGATTGTTGTTCTCCCTCTAGGCAAGTTGATGGCTGCAACCCTGCCAACAAGAAAATTCCGAGTGCCATTTACAAAATTGTCGTTTTCAATGAATCCGGGCCCTTTCAATTTGAAGGAACATGTGTTGATCACCATTTTCGCCAACTCCGGAGCAGGCGGCGTTTATGCAGTTCACATTATCACAATTGTTAAGGCTTTCTACAAAAGGGGTCAGCATCCGGCTGCCGCCTTCTTGTTAGCACAAACCACTCAG TTGCTTGGGTATGGATGGGCTGGCATTTTCAGAAAATACCTTGTTGACTCCCCTTACATGTGGTGGCCTTCAAATCTGGTTCAGGTCTCTCTTTTCAG GGCATTGCATGAAAGGGAAAAGAGACCAAAGGGAGGCCTTACTAGGCTGCAGTTCTTCCTTATAGTTTTCATATGCAGTTTTGCTTACTACATAATTCCTGGTTATCTCTTCCCCACCATATCTGCTTTCTCCATTGTTTGTTTCATATGGAAAAAATCCATCACAGCCCAACAGATTGGCTCTGGAATGAATGGCCTTGGCATTGGCTCCTTTGGCTTGGATTGGTCCACCATTGCTGGCTTCTTAGGCAGCCCTCTAGCCACACCTGGATTTGCCATCATAAACATGTTGATTGGTTTTGTCTTGGTTCTCTACATTCTTACCCCCATTTCTTATTGGTCCAATGCGTATGATGCTAAGAAGTTCCCAATCTTTACCTCCCACACTTTCGCCTCCACGGGCAAGACCTACGAAATCTCCCGAATTTTGAATGCAACGACTTTCAACATTGATTTGAACGCCTATAACAGTTACAGTAAACTCTATCTGAGTACATTCTTTGCCTTCAATTATGGGTTGAGCTTTGCCACTCTAACAGCTACTATTTCACATGTTGCACTCTTCCATGGAAA ATCAATCTGGTATATGTGGAAGAAGACGACTAGTGCCGTGAAAGATCAGATTGGAGATATCCACACAAGGCTAATGAAGAAGAACTATGAAGCAGTGCCCCAATGGTGGTTTCACATCATCCTTGTTTTAATGGTTGCTCTTTCAATCTTTGCTTGTGAAGGTTTTGGCAAACAGCTCCAACTTCCATGGTGGGGAGTTTTAATGGCTTGTGGAATTGCACTATTTTTCACCTTACCCATCGGCATTATTCAAGCCACAACGAACCAG CAACCAGGGCTTAATGTGATTACAGAGTTAGTTATTGGGTATATTTACCCTGGGAGGCCTCTGGCTAATGTGTCTTTCAAGACCTATGGATACATCAGCATGGCACAAGCACTCACATTTCTTGGTGACTTCAAATTAGGTCACTATATGAAGATCCCTCCTAAATCAATGTTTGTGGCGCAG TTAGTTGGAACAGTAGTGGCTTCAAGTGTGTACTTTGGCACAGCTTGGTGGCTTCTTACTTCTGTTGACCACATCTGCGATGTGTCAAATTTGCCGGAGGGAAGTCCATGGACATGTCCTGGTGATGATGTGTTCTACAATGCCTCAATCATATGGGGGGTCATAGGCCCCTTCAGAATGTTCACTAGCAAAGGAGTCTACCCAGAGATGAACTGGTTCTTCCTCATTGGCCTGCTTGCACCTGTTCCCATTTGGTTTCTCTCTAAGAAATTTCCCAACCAAAAATGGATCAGGCTCATAAACATGCCCATCATACTTGGATCAACAAGTAATATGCCCCCAGCTAAAGCAGTACATTACATAACATGGTTTGCAGTTGGAATTTTCTTCAGCTTCTATGTTTACAAAAGGCACAAGGGGTGGTGGGCTAGGCATAACTATATCCTATCTGCTGCTTTGGATGCTGGACTTGCCTTTATGGGAGTTCTCCTATATTTCACCCTTCAATCCAATAATATAAATGGCCCAGAGTGGTGGGGTCTGGAAGGTGACCACTGTCCGTTGGCCATATGTCCCACGGCGCCAGGGGTAGTTGCCAAAGGCTGTCCAGTTCAGTGA